A genome region from Sceloporus undulatus isolate JIND9_A2432 ecotype Alabama chromosome 1, SceUnd_v1.1, whole genome shotgun sequence includes the following:
- the IRS2 gene encoding insulin receptor substrate 2 isoform X2 — translation MARPSGTTTTTETPPHNNNHQNNNNNPAPASPAPPTEEAVPPPPPGVQKSGYLRRHNKHGHRRFFVLRAPPEPSSSARLEYYESEKKWRGKAASSSPSSKRCLLLGSCLAVHKRADARHKHLIALYTREEYWALAAESEQEQEAWYQAIAQILRSRGAPASLSPAEDRSEEEEDEPGSYSEVWQVSVRAKGLGQSRQLSGLHRLCLATQTVALVRPNCRRPSASLQLMNIRRCGHSDSFFFMELGRSAFTGPGELWMQADDAVVAQNIHETILEAMKALRGEPHEFRPRSKSQSSASSSSSGGALPATVTGAGLAFMCSRPISVPGPRRHHHNHHHLPPSQTGLLRRSRTDILAATTARTTITTSNGNRGRTTSEGDGCKVGLLSGSPLSLEAAQAPLSHSHSLTMACCPLPGPSATQSSRSLALGHSPSLVSRLGQQTSSCSASASGSPGDPAGFVALDDLGSSLTMNSSNLSNTPETPPGQELDNYMAMERGHFHYHPCLCEGAGRDRALRKRTYSLTTPAHHCLVPLSSASLDEYTLMRATLTTKASSSPSPRMTSAPYHEDYCDVDIGSGGTSSSSSLHLGCSGGKEEGYMLMAPQAVSILPVQDGCDSYLSLSPARVSPPGQVLYPLPYRISSESSSDDSGYMHMWGTGTGLSGESPDGRPASGDYINMSPLFPPLCRPSPSASCDGFNKQGSGRQSSCVCSPSQAYWSQPNALGERKNSDQYMFMSSPEGRLNHIPKAEVSHTAMPLPLHHSRTEYFLNQQEGSDQLSHHSLGLLLPSMDEPPTLNEPQSPSGEYVNISYSQGPLCYSSTFLLGSNSSGRSSSLNSSYTNTKSDGSRSGAISVESLEGVLLPDACPSPGHSDKPYVKVGGTQGACLSSPLSEAGDYTEMLFTTATAPPQPISHKPEPVRVSSPIAGLKRLTLSGLETFIFTSPPPDPNHGAKVIRADPQGRRRHSSETFSSTTTVTPVSPSFAHNPKRHNSASVENVSLRKNEGLVEEQNSSPMCRETSAGFQQGLNHIALGALEGDHLANAYKGKHKGTHPLNGSIDGTYTTTDFQTCSLNEASVKE, via the coding sequence ATGGCCAGGCCCTCGGGGACGACGACAACGACGGAGACGCCGcctcacaacaacaaccaccaaaataacaataacaaccctGCTCCTGCTTCTCCTGCGCCGCCAACTGAAGAGGCagtgccgcctcctcctcctggggtcCAGAAGAGTGGCTACTTGAGGCGGCACAACAAGCATGGCCACCGGCGCTTCTTCGTCCTGCGGGCGCCTCCCGAGCCCTCCTCATCTGCCCGCCTTGAATACTACGAGAGCGAGAAGAAGTGGAGGGGAAAGGCGGCCTCCTCCTCGCCGTCGTCGAAGCGTTGCCTGTTGCTGGGATCATGCCTGGCGGTACACAAGCGTGCTGACGCCCGGCACAAGCACCTGATCGCCCTCTACACCCGCGAGGAGTACTGGGCCTTGGCGGCGGAGAgtgagcaggagcaggaggcctGGTACCAGGCCATCGCACAGATCCTTCGCAGCCGCGGAGCTCCAGCCTCCCTCTCCCCAGCAGAGGACCgcagcgaggaagaggaggacgagcCAGGCTCCTACAGCGAGGTGTGGCAGGTGTCAGTGCGGGCAAAGGGCCTGGGCCAGAGCCGGCAGCTCTCGGGGCTTCACCGCCTGTGCCTGGCCACGCAGACAGTGGCCCTGGTGCGGCCCAACTGCCGGCGCCCCAGCGCCTCCCTCCAACTCATGAACATTCGGCGCTGCGGTCACTCGGACAGCTTCTTTTTCATGGAGCTGGGCCGCTCAGCCTTCACGGGGCCTGGGGAGCTCTGGATGCAGGCCGACGATGCTGTGGTGGCCCAGAACATCCACGAGACCATCCTGGAGGCCATGAAGGCCCTGCGAGGGGAGCCTCACGAGTTCCGGCCCAGGAGCAAGAGCCAGTCCtccgcttcctcttcctcctcggggGGCGCCCTCCCTGCCACTGTCACCGGAGCCGGGCTCGCCTTCATGTGCAGCCGGCCCATCTCCGTCCCGGGGCCTCGGcgccaccaccacaaccaccaccatctGCCCCCTAGCCAGACGGGCCTCCTCCGCCGGTCAAGGACTGACATCTTGGCCGCCACCACTGCCaggaccaccatcaccaccagcaaTGGCAACCGAGGGCGTACGACAAGCGAGGGGGATGGCTGTAAAGTTGGCTTGCTCTCTGGAAGCCCCTTGAGCCTCGAGGCTGCGCAAGCCCCCCTCAGCCACTCACACTCTCTGACTATGGCCTGTTGCCCCCTGCCTGGCCCATCAGCCACACAATCCAGTCGCTCTCTGGCCTTGGGGCACTCACCCTCCTTAGTGTCCAGGCTGGGCCAGCAGACTTCCAGTTGCAGCGCCTCGGCCTCCGGCTCCCCTGGCGATCCTGCTGGTTTCGTGGCCTTGGATGACCTGGGCTCCTCTTTGACCATGAACAGTAGCAACCTCAGCAACACCCCAGAGACGCCTCCTGGCCAGGAGCTGGACAACTACATGGCCATGGAACGGGGACATTTCCATTACCACCCTTGCCTTTGTGAGGGCGCCGGAAGAGACAGGGCTCTCAGGAAGCGTACCTACTCATTGACGACACCGGCACACCATTGTTTGGTGCCGCTTTCCTCAGCCTCTCTGGATGAGTACACGCTCATGCGGGCCACATTAACCACCAAAGcgtcctcctccccttccccaagGATGACCTCTGCTCCTTATCATGAGGATTACTGTGATGTGGACATTGGATCTGGGGGcaccagcagcagtagcagcttaCACCTTGGCTGCAGCGGGGGTAAGGAGGAAGGCTACATGCTCATGGCCCCCCAGGCAGTATCAATTTTGCCAGTGCAGGATGGTTGTGATAGTTACCTGTCTCTGAGTCCTGCTAGAGTGTCACCACCTGGACAAGTTTTGTACCCTCTCCCTTACAGGATCAGCAGTGAGAGCTCCTCAGATGACAGCGGCTACATGCACATGTGGGGCACAGGCACTGGTCTGTCTGGGGAGAGCCCAGATGGGAGGCCAGCCAGCGGTGACTATATCAACATGTCCCCCTTGTTTCCTCCTTTGTGTAGACCTTCTCCTTCTGCCTCATGTGATGGTTTCAACAAACAGGGCTCTGGAAGGCAGTCCAGCTGCGTCTGTAGCCCTTCCCAAGCCTACTGGAGCCAGCCAAATGCTCTGGGTGAAAGAAAGAACAGTGACCAATATATGTTTATGAGTTCCCCAGAAGGGAGACTGAACCACATTCCCAAAGCAGAAGTCAGCCACACCGCAATGCCTTTACCCCTGCACCACAGCCGAACAGAGTATTTCCTCAACCAGCAGGAAGGCAGTGACCAACTCAGTCATCATTCCCTGGGGTTGTTGTTGCCCAGCATGGATGAGCCCCCCACTTTAAATGAACCCCAGAGTCCCAGTGGGGAATATGTCAACATTAGCTACTCTCAGGGACCACTCTGTTACAGCTCCACCTTCTTGCTTGGCTCCAACTCCAGTGGTCGCAGCAGCTCCCTTAACTCCAGCTATACAAACACTAAATCGGATGGGTCACGGTCAGGTGCCATTTCAGTGGAGTCCTTGGAGGGAGTGCTTTTGCCAGACGCCTGCCCTAGCCCAGGGCACTCTGACAAGCCTTATGTAAAGGTAGGAGGGACACAGGGGGCTTGCCTTTCCAGCCCACTTTCAGAGGCTGGTGACTATACAGAGATGCTTTTCACAACAGCCACTGCTCCACCCCAGCCCATCTCACATAAGCCGGAACCGGTTCGTGTAAGCAGCCCAATTGCTGGACTGAAGCGGCTTACGCTTTCTGGGTTGGAGACCTTTATCTTTACCAGTCCTCCTCCTGATCCCAATCATGGAGCCAAAGTAATCCGTGCTGACCCTCAGGGACGCCGCAGACACAGTTCAGAGACGTTCTCCTCCACTACCACTGTGACCcctgtttctccttcttttgCACACAATCCCAAGCGACACAACTCTGCCTCTGTGGAAAATGTGTCCCTCAGGAAAAATGAAGGCTTAGTGGAGGAACAAAACAGCAGCCCCATGTGCCGGGAGACCTCTGCTGGCTTCCAGCAAGGCCTCAACCATATTGCTCTTGGTGCATTAGAGGGAGACCATCTGGCAAATGCTTATAAAGGCAAGCACAAAGGCACACATCCTCTCAATGGGAGTATTGATGGTACTTATACCACTACAGATTTCCAGACCTGCAGTCTTAATGAAGCTTCAGTAAAAG
- the IRS2 gene encoding insulin receptor substrate 2 isoform X1, producing MARPSGTTTTTETPPHNNNHQNNNNNPAPASPAPPTEEAVPPPPPGVQKSGYLRRHNKHGHRRFFVLRAPPEPSSSARLEYYESEKKWRGKAASSSPSSKRCLLLGSCLAVHKRADARHKHLIALYTREEYWALAAESEQEQEAWYQAIAQILRSRGAPASLSPAEDRSEEEEDEPGSYSEVWQVSVRAKGLGQSRQLSGLHRLCLATQTVALVRPNCRRPSASLQLMNIRRCGHSDSFFFMELGRSAFTGPGELWMQADDAVVAQNIHETILEAMKALRGEPHEFRPRSKSQSSASSSSSGGALPATVTGAGLAFMCSRPISVPGPRRHHHNHHHLPPSQTGLLRRSRTDILAATTARTTITTSNGNRGRTTSEGDGCKVGLLSGSPLSLEAAQAPLSHSHSLTMACCPLPGPSATQSSRSLALGHSPSLVSRLGQQTSSCSASASGSPGDPAGFVALDDLGSSLTMNSSNLSNTPETPPGQELDNYMAMERGHFHYHPCLCEGAGRDRALRKRTYSLTTPAHHCLVPLSSASLDEYTLMRATLTTKASSSPSPRMTSAPYHEDYCDVDIGSGGTSSSSSLHLGCSGGKEEGYMLMAPQAVSILPVQDGCDSYLSLSPARVSPPGQVLYPLPYRISSESSSDDSGYMHMWGTGTGLSGESPDGRPASGDYINMSPLFPPLCRPSPSASCDGFNKQGSGRQSSCVCSPSQAYWSQPNALGERKNSDQYMFMSSPEGRLNHIPKAEVSHTAMPLPLHHSRTEYFLNQQEGSDQLSHHSLGLLLPSMDEPPTLNEPQSPSGEYVNISYSQGPLCYSSTFLLGSNSSGRSSSLNSSYTNTKSDGSRSGAISVESLEGVLLPDACPSPGHSDKPYVKVGGTQGACLSSPLSEAGDYTEMLFTTATAPPQPISHKPEPVRVSSPIAGLKRLTLSGLETFIFTSPPPDPNHGAKVIRADPQGRRRHSSETFSSTTTVTPVSPSFAHNPKRHNSASVENVSLRKNEGLVEEQNSSPMCRETSAGFQQGLNHIALGALEGDHLANAYKGKHKGTHPLNGSIDGTYTTTDFQTCSLNEASVKVC from the coding sequence ATGGCCAGGCCCTCGGGGACGACGACAACGACGGAGACGCCGcctcacaacaacaaccaccaaaataacaataacaaccctGCTCCTGCTTCTCCTGCGCCGCCAACTGAAGAGGCagtgccgcctcctcctcctggggtcCAGAAGAGTGGCTACTTGAGGCGGCACAACAAGCATGGCCACCGGCGCTTCTTCGTCCTGCGGGCGCCTCCCGAGCCCTCCTCATCTGCCCGCCTTGAATACTACGAGAGCGAGAAGAAGTGGAGGGGAAAGGCGGCCTCCTCCTCGCCGTCGTCGAAGCGTTGCCTGTTGCTGGGATCATGCCTGGCGGTACACAAGCGTGCTGACGCCCGGCACAAGCACCTGATCGCCCTCTACACCCGCGAGGAGTACTGGGCCTTGGCGGCGGAGAgtgagcaggagcaggaggcctGGTACCAGGCCATCGCACAGATCCTTCGCAGCCGCGGAGCTCCAGCCTCCCTCTCCCCAGCAGAGGACCgcagcgaggaagaggaggacgagcCAGGCTCCTACAGCGAGGTGTGGCAGGTGTCAGTGCGGGCAAAGGGCCTGGGCCAGAGCCGGCAGCTCTCGGGGCTTCACCGCCTGTGCCTGGCCACGCAGACAGTGGCCCTGGTGCGGCCCAACTGCCGGCGCCCCAGCGCCTCCCTCCAACTCATGAACATTCGGCGCTGCGGTCACTCGGACAGCTTCTTTTTCATGGAGCTGGGCCGCTCAGCCTTCACGGGGCCTGGGGAGCTCTGGATGCAGGCCGACGATGCTGTGGTGGCCCAGAACATCCACGAGACCATCCTGGAGGCCATGAAGGCCCTGCGAGGGGAGCCTCACGAGTTCCGGCCCAGGAGCAAGAGCCAGTCCtccgcttcctcttcctcctcggggGGCGCCCTCCCTGCCACTGTCACCGGAGCCGGGCTCGCCTTCATGTGCAGCCGGCCCATCTCCGTCCCGGGGCCTCGGcgccaccaccacaaccaccaccatctGCCCCCTAGCCAGACGGGCCTCCTCCGCCGGTCAAGGACTGACATCTTGGCCGCCACCACTGCCaggaccaccatcaccaccagcaaTGGCAACCGAGGGCGTACGACAAGCGAGGGGGATGGCTGTAAAGTTGGCTTGCTCTCTGGAAGCCCCTTGAGCCTCGAGGCTGCGCAAGCCCCCCTCAGCCACTCACACTCTCTGACTATGGCCTGTTGCCCCCTGCCTGGCCCATCAGCCACACAATCCAGTCGCTCTCTGGCCTTGGGGCACTCACCCTCCTTAGTGTCCAGGCTGGGCCAGCAGACTTCCAGTTGCAGCGCCTCGGCCTCCGGCTCCCCTGGCGATCCTGCTGGTTTCGTGGCCTTGGATGACCTGGGCTCCTCTTTGACCATGAACAGTAGCAACCTCAGCAACACCCCAGAGACGCCTCCTGGCCAGGAGCTGGACAACTACATGGCCATGGAACGGGGACATTTCCATTACCACCCTTGCCTTTGTGAGGGCGCCGGAAGAGACAGGGCTCTCAGGAAGCGTACCTACTCATTGACGACACCGGCACACCATTGTTTGGTGCCGCTTTCCTCAGCCTCTCTGGATGAGTACACGCTCATGCGGGCCACATTAACCACCAAAGcgtcctcctccccttccccaagGATGACCTCTGCTCCTTATCATGAGGATTACTGTGATGTGGACATTGGATCTGGGGGcaccagcagcagtagcagcttaCACCTTGGCTGCAGCGGGGGTAAGGAGGAAGGCTACATGCTCATGGCCCCCCAGGCAGTATCAATTTTGCCAGTGCAGGATGGTTGTGATAGTTACCTGTCTCTGAGTCCTGCTAGAGTGTCACCACCTGGACAAGTTTTGTACCCTCTCCCTTACAGGATCAGCAGTGAGAGCTCCTCAGATGACAGCGGCTACATGCACATGTGGGGCACAGGCACTGGTCTGTCTGGGGAGAGCCCAGATGGGAGGCCAGCCAGCGGTGACTATATCAACATGTCCCCCTTGTTTCCTCCTTTGTGTAGACCTTCTCCTTCTGCCTCATGTGATGGTTTCAACAAACAGGGCTCTGGAAGGCAGTCCAGCTGCGTCTGTAGCCCTTCCCAAGCCTACTGGAGCCAGCCAAATGCTCTGGGTGAAAGAAAGAACAGTGACCAATATATGTTTATGAGTTCCCCAGAAGGGAGACTGAACCACATTCCCAAAGCAGAAGTCAGCCACACCGCAATGCCTTTACCCCTGCACCACAGCCGAACAGAGTATTTCCTCAACCAGCAGGAAGGCAGTGACCAACTCAGTCATCATTCCCTGGGGTTGTTGTTGCCCAGCATGGATGAGCCCCCCACTTTAAATGAACCCCAGAGTCCCAGTGGGGAATATGTCAACATTAGCTACTCTCAGGGACCACTCTGTTACAGCTCCACCTTCTTGCTTGGCTCCAACTCCAGTGGTCGCAGCAGCTCCCTTAACTCCAGCTATACAAACACTAAATCGGATGGGTCACGGTCAGGTGCCATTTCAGTGGAGTCCTTGGAGGGAGTGCTTTTGCCAGACGCCTGCCCTAGCCCAGGGCACTCTGACAAGCCTTATGTAAAGGTAGGAGGGACACAGGGGGCTTGCCTTTCCAGCCCACTTTCAGAGGCTGGTGACTATACAGAGATGCTTTTCACAACAGCCACTGCTCCACCCCAGCCCATCTCACATAAGCCGGAACCGGTTCGTGTAAGCAGCCCAATTGCTGGACTGAAGCGGCTTACGCTTTCTGGGTTGGAGACCTTTATCTTTACCAGTCCTCCTCCTGATCCCAATCATGGAGCCAAAGTAATCCGTGCTGACCCTCAGGGACGCCGCAGACACAGTTCAGAGACGTTCTCCTCCACTACCACTGTGACCcctgtttctccttcttttgCACACAATCCCAAGCGACACAACTCTGCCTCTGTGGAAAATGTGTCCCTCAGGAAAAATGAAGGCTTAGTGGAGGAACAAAACAGCAGCCCCATGTGCCGGGAGACCTCTGCTGGCTTCCAGCAAGGCCTCAACCATATTGCTCTTGGTGCATTAGAGGGAGACCATCTGGCAAATGCTTATAAAGGCAAGCACAAAGGCACACATCCTCTCAATGGGAGTATTGATGGTACTTATACCACTACAGATTTCCAGACCTGCAGTCTTAATGAAGCTTCAGTAAAAG